Proteins encoded in a region of the Sander lucioperca isolate FBNREF2018 chromosome 18, SLUC_FBN_1.2, whole genome shotgun sequence genome:
- the eif2ak4 gene encoding eIF-2-alpha kinase GCN2 isoform X2, translated as MSSQQHTSTEGTDDYTVQQENELEALASIFGDDFQDLRNKDPWKVKRPPEVHLCLRPNGLNNGQECYVTVDLQVKCPSTYPDVPPELELNNAKGLSNENLQNLQSEITKLAAIRCGEVMIYELAVYIQGFLSEHNKPPSSSFHEEMLKNQRRQQEKRAQEEQQKMDQRRKQEEEMEKEIMAEIQRREEEKREEKRRKEIAKQERLESMEQPVPANGSMLGRSPPSPGGATTELIEAKKAATNRRRTASNTRHRRDTINEDNPRSQELLHFHSSTFGELVVHRGKSLGVSERLGRNVYYGFEANSGDFAVIYEWSLRWNQKLGKFFTSQEKGRIENCKKQIHGAENEFNSLLRLDHPNLVHYMALSSTEKEDCLIVNLLVEHVPGINLTKSLISHTPVPLDKLCHYTAQLLAALDYLHSNSVVHKQLGASSVLLDSEGNIRLTDYSLSKRLADICKEDIFEQVHVRFSEDTTMPTKTGKKGDVWNLGLMLLALSQGKEVQQYPVTVPASLPADFQDFLHKCVCLNDAERWTTQQLLDHSFLKPPSPKNLPRHQETSPEDPAVDFPSSVIPQSHILNGPFSSGVLRQFSRYFNEFEELQLLGKGAFGAVIKVQNNLDGCYYAVKRIQVNPASKQFRRIKGEVTLLSRLNHENIVRYYNAWIERHETPSGGVLSNTDSSEPLSTADKPPQRKEPRQRINELGLADNAEDIAPPPALSSSVEWSTSIERSSSAKCSRHQSSDEDDDDEDVFGASFLPSDSDSSSDIIFDNGDESTDEVEPSKMPVIITMESTDSDRPLLIAHHLYIQMEYCEKSTLRDTIDHGLHQDQNRLWRLFREILDGLAYIHEQGMIHRDLKPVNIFLDSQDHVKIGDFGLATDHPANVAAGKFEVEEGSSTVMPKPDPTGNMTGMVGTALYVSPEVQGNTKATYNQKVDLFSLGIILFEMCYRPMTTGAERISVLSQLRVEPMVFPEDFTAYEQGTQRKVIEWLLKHDPALRPTAQELLKSELLPPPQMEESELHEVLQHTMANINGKAYRNMVGQLFAQNTSPVMDYTYDIDLHKGSFSFNGAKLQQHVYETITRIFKKHGAVRLQTPLLLPRNRKLYDGSELACFMDHSGMLVTLPYDLRMAFSRFVARNNITHLKRYSIERVFRPRKLDRAHPRELLECAFDIITPVTNSLLPDAEAIYTIYEIVQEFPVLQERNYNIYLNHTSLLKAILLHCGVPEDKLSQASTILCDAMSEKLTKREVEAKFYNLPLSTNSFQMLFKYIEQKGNLQDLAPLLTSLTKQKTAVTQLAKQGLKDLEELTVLLRRLGVKLQVVVNLGLVYKVQHHSGVIFQFVAFIRKRKRTVPDIVAAGGRYDHLILEFRGPAPTVPVPSAVGASVALDKVCAAIANMEEPPSVSSCDALVVPVGHSSMSRAINVVQKLWSTGVSADIAYDVSQSQETLMEHCRLAGINCMALVSDKEGNYVKVKSFEKDRQSEKRIPESDLADHIIQKCRTKFFEERNTREISESMSQNPKGSLLNTTGSSEQHGSNGSMNVNVISPEKVSSSARRRYETQIQTRLQNLGSNLQNKSNDIEVLAVDLQKETLINFLSLEFDSEEQFNSSVKTLLSRLPKQRYLKSICDEIHHLKITKKLGVVVLYSYKDDYYKILL; from the exons ATGAGCAGTCAGCAGCACACTTCAACAGAAGGGACAGACGACTACACGGTCCAGCAGGAAAATGAGCTAGAAGCTCTCGCGTCTATCTTTGGAGATGATTTCCAGGATCTGCGGAACAAGGATCCTTGGAAG GTTAAAAGGCCTCCAGAGGTGCATCTCTGCCTGCGGCCCAACGGGCTAAACAATGGACAGGAATGCTACGTGACTGTGGATTTGCAGGTCAAATGCCCATCCACATACCCTGACGT GCCTCCGGAGCTGGAGCTGAATAATGCCAAAGGTCTATCGAATGAAAACCTCCAGAACCTTCAGAGTGAAATCACCAAGCTGGCTGCAATACGATGCGGGGAG GTGATGATTTACGAGCTAGCAGTCTATATCCAGGGCTTCCTGAGTGAGCACAACAAGCCCCCGTCAAGCTCCTTCCATGAGGAGATGCTGAAGAACCAACGCAGACAGCAGGAGAAGCGAGCCCAAGAGGAGCAGCAGAAGATGGACCAGCGGCGcaagcaggaggaggagatg gAAAAAGAAATCATGGCTGAAATccaaagaagagaagaggagaaacgagaggaaaagagaagaaaggagaTAGCCAAACAG GAGCGACTTGAGAGTATGGAGCAGCCAGTCCCTGCTAACGGCTCCATGTTAGGCAGGAGCCCACCCAGCCCGGGCGGAGCTACTACTGAACTGATAGAAGCAAAGAAAGCAGCCACTAACCGCCGTCGAACTGCCTCAAATACACGCCACAG ACGTGACACGATTAATGAAGACAACCCTCGCTCCCAAGAGCTTCTTCACTTCCACAGCAGCACTTTTGGAGAACTTGTTGTCCACAGAGGGAAAAGCTTAG GTGTAAGCGAGAGGCTCGGCCGCAACGTTTATTATGGATTTGAGGCAAACTCAGGGGACTTTGCTGTGATCTATGAGTGGTCGCTACGCTGGAACCAGAAGTTGGGCAAATTCTTCACCAGCCAGGAGAAAGGAAGGATTGAGAACTGCAAAAAGCAG ATCCACGGGGCAGAAAATGAGTTCAACTCCCTCCTGCGGCTGGATCACCCGAACTTGGTGCACTACATGGCGCTGAGCTCCACTGAGAAAGAGGACTGCCTCATAGTTAACCTGCTGGTGGAGCATGTGCCCGGCATCAACTTGACCAAAAGCCTCATCAGCCACACCCCGGTCCCTTTGGATAAACTGTGCCACTACACGGCCCAGCTGCTGGCTGCTCTCGACTACCTTCACTCCAACTCTGTGGTCCACAAACAGCTGGGGGCCTCCAGCGTGCTGCTGGACTCCGAGGGCAACATCCGACTGACTGATTACAGCTTATCGAAGAGGTTGGCTGACATCTGCAAAGAGGACATTTTTGAGCAAGTCCACGTGCGTTTCTCAGAGGATACGACGATGCCAACGAAAACGGGCAAAAAAGGGGACGTGTGGAACTTGGGGCTGATGCTGCTGGCTCTGAGTCAGGGGAAGGAGGTGCAGCAGTATCCAGTGACAGTGCCAGCCAGCCTGCCTGCTGACTTCCAGGATTTCCTCCACAA GTGTGTGTGCCTGAATGATGCTGAACGCTGGACAACCCAGCAGCTTTTAGACCACTCCTTCCTCAAGCCTCCATCGCCTAAAAACCTGCCACGGCACCAGGAGACCAGCCCAGAAG ATCCTGCCGTGGACTTTCCATCATCAGTCATCCCACAGAGCCACATCCTCAATGGTCCATTCAGTTCCGGGGTGCTGAGGCAGTTTTCTCGCTACTTTAATGAGTTTGAGGAACTCCAGCTTCTTGGAAAGGGAGCCTTTGGTGCTGTTATTAAG GTTCAGAATAACCTAGACGGCTGCTACTATGCTGTGAAGCGCATCCAGGTCAACCCGGCTAGTAAACAGTTCAGACGGATCAAAGGCGAGGTGACGCTGCTCTCGCGCCTTAACCATGAGAATATCGTCCGCTACTACAATGCGTGGATCGAGCGGCACGAGACGCCCTCGGGAGGGGTGCTGAGCAACACCGACAGCTCTGAGCCTTTGAGCACTGCCGACAAGCCTCCTCAGCGCAAAGAGCCTCGGCAGCGCATCAACGAGCTGGGCCTCGCTGACAACGCAGAGGACATCGCGCCACCTCCAGCCCTGTCGAGCTCGGTGGAGTGGTCCACCTCCATCGAGAGATCCTCCAGCGCCAAATGTAGCAGACACCAGTCgagtgatgaagatgatgacgaCGAAGATGTGTTTGGGGCCTCTTTttt GCCATCAGACAGTGACTCAAGTAGTGACATTATCTTTGACAATGGTGATGAAAGCACAGACGAG GTTGAGCCAAGCAAAATGCCAGTGATCATCACGATGGAGAGCACAGACTCCGATCGACCCCTCCTAATAGCACATCACTTGTACATACAA ATGGAATACTGTGAAAAGAGCACTTTAAGGGACACAATAGATCACGGCCTGCACCAGGACCAGAATCGGTTATGGAGACTCTTCAGGGAAATACTGGACGGCCTGGCTTACATCCACGAGCAG GGAATGATTCACAGGGACTTGAAGCCTGTCAACATCTTCCTTGACTCACAAGACCATGTGAAGATTGGAGACTTTGGCCTGGCGACAGACCATCCTGCTAATGTG GCTGCAGGTAAATTTGAAGTGGAGGAGGGCAGCTCAACAGTGATGCCCAAACCAGACCCAACAG GTAACATGACAGGCATGGTTGGTACTGCGCTCTACGTCAGTCCGGAGGTTCAAGGAAACACCAAAGCCACCTACAACCAA AAAGTGGACCTGTTTAGCCTGGGCATCATCCTGTTTGAGATGTGCTACCGGCCCATGACCACAGGGGCCGAGCGCATCTCTGTCCTGAGCCAGCTACGTGTG GAGCCCATGGTCTTCCCTGAGGACTTCACTGCATATGAGCAAGGAACACAG AGGAAAGTGATAGAGTGGCTGTTGAAACACGACCCGGCCCTGCGGCCCACGGCCCAGGAGCTGCTGAAGAGTGAACTGCTGCCTCCACCACAGATGGAGGAGTCAGAGCTGCATGAGGTGCTGCAGCACACCATGGCCAATATCAACGGCAAGGCCTACCGCAACATGGTGGGCCAGCTGTTTGCCCAGAACACCTCTCCGGTCATGGATTACACCTACGACATAGACCTACACAAG GGCAGCTTCAGCTTTAACGGTGCCAAATTGCAGCAGCATGTGTATGAAACAATCACCAGGATCTTCAAGAAGCATG GTGCGGTGCGTCTCCAGACACCGCTGCTCCTCCCCAGAAACAGGAAGTTGTATGATGGCAGCGAGCTGGCCTGCTTCATGGACCACAGTGGAATGCTGGTTACACTGCCCTATGACCTCCgc ATGGCGTTTTCAAGATTCGTCGCTCGCAATAATATAACGCATCTGAAGAG GTATAGCATCGAACGCGTATTCCGCCCCAGGAAGCTAGATCGTGCGCACCCAAGGGAGCTTCTGGAGTGTGCCTTTGACATCATCACACCCGTCACTAACAGCCTGCTTCCTGATGCCGAGGCCATTTACACCATTTATGAAATAGTCCAGGAATTCCCCGTGCTCCAG GAAAGGAACTATAACATTTACCTGAACCACACCAGCTTGTTGAAGGCCATCCTGCTCCACTGTGGAGTCCCTGAGGACAAACTGAGCCAGGCCTCCACGATACTGTGTGACGCTATG AGCGAAAAGCTGACCAAACGTGAGGTGGAGGCAAAGTTCTACAACTTACCCCTGTCAACCAACAGT TTTCAGATGCTGTTCAAATACATAGAACAGAAGGGGAATCTGCAGGACCTGGCGCCACTGCTGACATCACTCACCAAACAGAAGACCGCCGTCACCCAGCTGGCCAAGCAGGGCCTCAAGGACCTGGAGGAGCTCACAGTGCTACTGCGTAGACTGGGAGTTAAACTGCAG GTGGTGGTTAACTTAGGCCTAGTATACAAGGTGCAGCATCACTCTGGGGTCATCTTCCAGTTTGTGGCTTTCATCAGGAAACGCAAGCGAACTGTTCCGGATATAGTGGCTGCTGGAGGACGCTACGACCACTTG ATCCTGGAGTTTAGAGGGCCAGCTCCCACAGTGCCGGTGCCCTCTGCAGTCGGGGCCAGTGTGGCCCTGGACAAAGTCTGTGCTGCTATAGCCAACATGGAGGAgcca CCATCAGTGAGCTCCTGCGATGCGCTGGTGGTCCCCGTGGGGCATTCTTCAATGTCCAGAGCCATTAATGTTGTCCAGAAGCTGTGGAGCACCGGCGTCTCTGCAGACATTGCCTATGATGTTTCACAG tctcAGGAGACATTGATGGAACACTGCAGGCTGGCCGGCATCAACTGCATGGCCCTGGTCTCTGACAAGGAGGGAAACTATGTGAAG GTCAAATCCTTTGAGAAGGACAGACAGTCTGAGAAACGGATCCCTGAGTCGGACTTGGCGGACCACATCATTCAGAAGTGTCGGACCAAATTCTTTGAGGAAAGAAACACCAG AGAAATCTCTGAAAGCATGTCgcagaaccctaaaggatcaCTGCTCAACACCACAG GCTCTTCAGAACAGCATGGGAGCAATGGCAGCATGAATGTGAACGTCATCAGCCCGGAAAAAGTTTCTTCCAGTGCTAGACGACGCTATGAGACTCAG ATCCAAACCAGATTACAGAATCTCGGTAGCAATTTGCAGAACAAGAGCAATGACATTGAGGTTCTGGCA GTGGACTTGCAGAAGGAAACGCTGATCAACTTCCTGTCTCTGGAG ttTGATAGCGAAGAGCAGTTCAACAGCAGTGTGAAGACTCTGCTGTCTCGTCTTCCCAAGCAGCGCTACCTGAAGTCCATCTGCGATGAGATCCACCATTTAAAAATTACCAAAAA GTTGGGTGTGGTGGTGTTGTACAGCTACAAGGATGACTATTACAAGATCCTTCTCTGA
- the eif2ak4 gene encoding eIF-2-alpha kinase GCN2 isoform X1: MSSQQHTSTEGTDDYTVQQENELEALASIFGDDFQDLRNKDPWKVKRPPEVHLCLRPNGLNNGQECYVTVDLQVKCPSTYPDVPPELELNNAKGLSNENLQNLQSEITKLAAIRCGEVMIYELAVYIQGFLSEHNKPPSSSFHEEMLKNQRRQQEKRAQEEQQKMDQRRKQEEEMEKEIMAEIQRREEEKREEKRRKEIAKQERLESMEQPVPANGSMLGRSPPSPGGATTELIEAKKAATNRRRTASNTRHRRDTINEDNPRSQELLHFHSSTFGELVVHRGKSLGVSERLGRNVYYGFEANSGDFAVIYEWSLRWNQKLGKFFTSQEKGRIENCKKQIHGAENEFNSLLRLDHPNLVHYMALSSTEKEDCLIVNLLVEHVPGINLTKSLISHTPVPLDKLCHYTAQLLAALDYLHSNSVVHKQLGASSVLLDSEGNIRLTDYSLSKRLADICKEDIFEQVHVRFSEDTTMPTKTGKKGDVWNLGLMLLALSQGKEVQQYPVTVPASLPADFQDFLHKCVCLNDAERWTTQQLLDHSFLKPPSPKNLPRHQETSPEDPAVDFPSSVIPQSHILNGPFSSGVLRQFSRYFNEFEELQLLGKGAFGAVIKVQNNLDGCYYAVKRIQVNPASKQFRRIKGEVTLLSRLNHENIVRYYNAWIERHETPSGGVLSNTDSSEPLSTADKPPQRKEPRQRINELGLADNAEDIAPPPALSSSVEWSTSIERSSSAKCSRHQSSDEDDDDEDVFGASFLPSDSDSSSDIIFDNGDESTDEMSEVEPSKMPVIITMESTDSDRPLLIAHHLYIQMEYCEKSTLRDTIDHGLHQDQNRLWRLFREILDGLAYIHEQGMIHRDLKPVNIFLDSQDHVKIGDFGLATDHPANVAAGKFEVEEGSSTVMPKPDPTGNMTGMVGTALYVSPEVQGNTKATYNQKVDLFSLGIILFEMCYRPMTTGAERISVLSQLRVEPMVFPEDFTAYEQGTQRKVIEWLLKHDPALRPTAQELLKSELLPPPQMEESELHEVLQHTMANINGKAYRNMVGQLFAQNTSPVMDYTYDIDLHKGSFSFNGAKLQQHVYETITRIFKKHGAVRLQTPLLLPRNRKLYDGSELACFMDHSGMLVTLPYDLRMAFSRFVARNNITHLKRYSIERVFRPRKLDRAHPRELLECAFDIITPVTNSLLPDAEAIYTIYEIVQEFPVLQERNYNIYLNHTSLLKAILLHCGVPEDKLSQASTILCDAMSEKLTKREVEAKFYNLPLSTNSFQMLFKYIEQKGNLQDLAPLLTSLTKQKTAVTQLAKQGLKDLEELTVLLRRLGVKLQVVVNLGLVYKVQHHSGVIFQFVAFIRKRKRTVPDIVAAGGRYDHLILEFRGPAPTVPVPSAVGASVALDKVCAAIANMEEPPSVSSCDALVVPVGHSSMSRAINVVQKLWSTGVSADIAYDVSQSQETLMEHCRLAGINCMALVSDKEGNYVKVKSFEKDRQSEKRIPESDLADHIIQKCRTKFFEERNTREISESMSQNPKGSLLNTTGSSEQHGSNGSMNVNVISPEKVSSSARRRYETQIQTRLQNLGSNLQNKSNDIEVLAVDLQKETLINFLSLEFDSEEQFNSSVKTLLSRLPKQRYLKSICDEIHHLKITKKLGVVVLYSYKDDYYKILL, from the exons ATGAGCAGTCAGCAGCACACTTCAACAGAAGGGACAGACGACTACACGGTCCAGCAGGAAAATGAGCTAGAAGCTCTCGCGTCTATCTTTGGAGATGATTTCCAGGATCTGCGGAACAAGGATCCTTGGAAG GTTAAAAGGCCTCCAGAGGTGCATCTCTGCCTGCGGCCCAACGGGCTAAACAATGGACAGGAATGCTACGTGACTGTGGATTTGCAGGTCAAATGCCCATCCACATACCCTGACGT GCCTCCGGAGCTGGAGCTGAATAATGCCAAAGGTCTATCGAATGAAAACCTCCAGAACCTTCAGAGTGAAATCACCAAGCTGGCTGCAATACGATGCGGGGAG GTGATGATTTACGAGCTAGCAGTCTATATCCAGGGCTTCCTGAGTGAGCACAACAAGCCCCCGTCAAGCTCCTTCCATGAGGAGATGCTGAAGAACCAACGCAGACAGCAGGAGAAGCGAGCCCAAGAGGAGCAGCAGAAGATGGACCAGCGGCGcaagcaggaggaggagatg gAAAAAGAAATCATGGCTGAAATccaaagaagagaagaggagaaacgagaggaaaagagaagaaaggagaTAGCCAAACAG GAGCGACTTGAGAGTATGGAGCAGCCAGTCCCTGCTAACGGCTCCATGTTAGGCAGGAGCCCACCCAGCCCGGGCGGAGCTACTACTGAACTGATAGAAGCAAAGAAAGCAGCCACTAACCGCCGTCGAACTGCCTCAAATACACGCCACAG ACGTGACACGATTAATGAAGACAACCCTCGCTCCCAAGAGCTTCTTCACTTCCACAGCAGCACTTTTGGAGAACTTGTTGTCCACAGAGGGAAAAGCTTAG GTGTAAGCGAGAGGCTCGGCCGCAACGTTTATTATGGATTTGAGGCAAACTCAGGGGACTTTGCTGTGATCTATGAGTGGTCGCTACGCTGGAACCAGAAGTTGGGCAAATTCTTCACCAGCCAGGAGAAAGGAAGGATTGAGAACTGCAAAAAGCAG ATCCACGGGGCAGAAAATGAGTTCAACTCCCTCCTGCGGCTGGATCACCCGAACTTGGTGCACTACATGGCGCTGAGCTCCACTGAGAAAGAGGACTGCCTCATAGTTAACCTGCTGGTGGAGCATGTGCCCGGCATCAACTTGACCAAAAGCCTCATCAGCCACACCCCGGTCCCTTTGGATAAACTGTGCCACTACACGGCCCAGCTGCTGGCTGCTCTCGACTACCTTCACTCCAACTCTGTGGTCCACAAACAGCTGGGGGCCTCCAGCGTGCTGCTGGACTCCGAGGGCAACATCCGACTGACTGATTACAGCTTATCGAAGAGGTTGGCTGACATCTGCAAAGAGGACATTTTTGAGCAAGTCCACGTGCGTTTCTCAGAGGATACGACGATGCCAACGAAAACGGGCAAAAAAGGGGACGTGTGGAACTTGGGGCTGATGCTGCTGGCTCTGAGTCAGGGGAAGGAGGTGCAGCAGTATCCAGTGACAGTGCCAGCCAGCCTGCCTGCTGACTTCCAGGATTTCCTCCACAA GTGTGTGTGCCTGAATGATGCTGAACGCTGGACAACCCAGCAGCTTTTAGACCACTCCTTCCTCAAGCCTCCATCGCCTAAAAACCTGCCACGGCACCAGGAGACCAGCCCAGAAG ATCCTGCCGTGGACTTTCCATCATCAGTCATCCCACAGAGCCACATCCTCAATGGTCCATTCAGTTCCGGGGTGCTGAGGCAGTTTTCTCGCTACTTTAATGAGTTTGAGGAACTCCAGCTTCTTGGAAAGGGAGCCTTTGGTGCTGTTATTAAG GTTCAGAATAACCTAGACGGCTGCTACTATGCTGTGAAGCGCATCCAGGTCAACCCGGCTAGTAAACAGTTCAGACGGATCAAAGGCGAGGTGACGCTGCTCTCGCGCCTTAACCATGAGAATATCGTCCGCTACTACAATGCGTGGATCGAGCGGCACGAGACGCCCTCGGGAGGGGTGCTGAGCAACACCGACAGCTCTGAGCCTTTGAGCACTGCCGACAAGCCTCCTCAGCGCAAAGAGCCTCGGCAGCGCATCAACGAGCTGGGCCTCGCTGACAACGCAGAGGACATCGCGCCACCTCCAGCCCTGTCGAGCTCGGTGGAGTGGTCCACCTCCATCGAGAGATCCTCCAGCGCCAAATGTAGCAGACACCAGTCgagtgatgaagatgatgacgaCGAAGATGTGTTTGGGGCCTCTTTttt GCCATCAGACAGTGACTCAAGTAGTGACATTATCTTTGACAATGGTGATGAAAGCACAGACGAGATGTCAGAG GTTGAGCCAAGCAAAATGCCAGTGATCATCACGATGGAGAGCACAGACTCCGATCGACCCCTCCTAATAGCACATCACTTGTACATACAA ATGGAATACTGTGAAAAGAGCACTTTAAGGGACACAATAGATCACGGCCTGCACCAGGACCAGAATCGGTTATGGAGACTCTTCAGGGAAATACTGGACGGCCTGGCTTACATCCACGAGCAG GGAATGATTCACAGGGACTTGAAGCCTGTCAACATCTTCCTTGACTCACAAGACCATGTGAAGATTGGAGACTTTGGCCTGGCGACAGACCATCCTGCTAATGTG GCTGCAGGTAAATTTGAAGTGGAGGAGGGCAGCTCAACAGTGATGCCCAAACCAGACCCAACAG GTAACATGACAGGCATGGTTGGTACTGCGCTCTACGTCAGTCCGGAGGTTCAAGGAAACACCAAAGCCACCTACAACCAA AAAGTGGACCTGTTTAGCCTGGGCATCATCCTGTTTGAGATGTGCTACCGGCCCATGACCACAGGGGCCGAGCGCATCTCTGTCCTGAGCCAGCTACGTGTG GAGCCCATGGTCTTCCCTGAGGACTTCACTGCATATGAGCAAGGAACACAG AGGAAAGTGATAGAGTGGCTGTTGAAACACGACCCGGCCCTGCGGCCCACGGCCCAGGAGCTGCTGAAGAGTGAACTGCTGCCTCCACCACAGATGGAGGAGTCAGAGCTGCATGAGGTGCTGCAGCACACCATGGCCAATATCAACGGCAAGGCCTACCGCAACATGGTGGGCCAGCTGTTTGCCCAGAACACCTCTCCGGTCATGGATTACACCTACGACATAGACCTACACAAG GGCAGCTTCAGCTTTAACGGTGCCAAATTGCAGCAGCATGTGTATGAAACAATCACCAGGATCTTCAAGAAGCATG GTGCGGTGCGTCTCCAGACACCGCTGCTCCTCCCCAGAAACAGGAAGTTGTATGATGGCAGCGAGCTGGCCTGCTTCATGGACCACAGTGGAATGCTGGTTACACTGCCCTATGACCTCCgc ATGGCGTTTTCAAGATTCGTCGCTCGCAATAATATAACGCATCTGAAGAG GTATAGCATCGAACGCGTATTCCGCCCCAGGAAGCTAGATCGTGCGCACCCAAGGGAGCTTCTGGAGTGTGCCTTTGACATCATCACACCCGTCACTAACAGCCTGCTTCCTGATGCCGAGGCCATTTACACCATTTATGAAATAGTCCAGGAATTCCCCGTGCTCCAG GAAAGGAACTATAACATTTACCTGAACCACACCAGCTTGTTGAAGGCCATCCTGCTCCACTGTGGAGTCCCTGAGGACAAACTGAGCCAGGCCTCCACGATACTGTGTGACGCTATG AGCGAAAAGCTGACCAAACGTGAGGTGGAGGCAAAGTTCTACAACTTACCCCTGTCAACCAACAGT TTTCAGATGCTGTTCAAATACATAGAACAGAAGGGGAATCTGCAGGACCTGGCGCCACTGCTGACATCACTCACCAAACAGAAGACCGCCGTCACCCAGCTGGCCAAGCAGGGCCTCAAGGACCTGGAGGAGCTCACAGTGCTACTGCGTAGACTGGGAGTTAAACTGCAG GTGGTGGTTAACTTAGGCCTAGTATACAAGGTGCAGCATCACTCTGGGGTCATCTTCCAGTTTGTGGCTTTCATCAGGAAACGCAAGCGAACTGTTCCGGATATAGTGGCTGCTGGAGGACGCTACGACCACTTG ATCCTGGAGTTTAGAGGGCCAGCTCCCACAGTGCCGGTGCCCTCTGCAGTCGGGGCCAGTGTGGCCCTGGACAAAGTCTGTGCTGCTATAGCCAACATGGAGGAgcca CCATCAGTGAGCTCCTGCGATGCGCTGGTGGTCCCCGTGGGGCATTCTTCAATGTCCAGAGCCATTAATGTTGTCCAGAAGCTGTGGAGCACCGGCGTCTCTGCAGACATTGCCTATGATGTTTCACAG tctcAGGAGACATTGATGGAACACTGCAGGCTGGCCGGCATCAACTGCATGGCCCTGGTCTCTGACAAGGAGGGAAACTATGTGAAG GTCAAATCCTTTGAGAAGGACAGACAGTCTGAGAAACGGATCCCTGAGTCGGACTTGGCGGACCACATCATTCAGAAGTGTCGGACCAAATTCTTTGAGGAAAGAAACACCAG AGAAATCTCTGAAAGCATGTCgcagaaccctaaaggatcaCTGCTCAACACCACAG GCTCTTCAGAACAGCATGGGAGCAATGGCAGCATGAATGTGAACGTCATCAGCCCGGAAAAAGTTTCTTCCAGTGCTAGACGACGCTATGAGACTCAG ATCCAAACCAGATTACAGAATCTCGGTAGCAATTTGCAGAACAAGAGCAATGACATTGAGGTTCTGGCA GTGGACTTGCAGAAGGAAACGCTGATCAACTTCCTGTCTCTGGAG ttTGATAGCGAAGAGCAGTTCAACAGCAGTGTGAAGACTCTGCTGTCTCGTCTTCCCAAGCAGCGCTACCTGAAGTCCATCTGCGATGAGATCCACCATTTAAAAATTACCAAAAA GTTGGGTGTGGTGGTGTTGTACAGCTACAAGGATGACTATTACAAGATCCTTCTCTGA